A region from the Triticum aestivum cultivar Chinese Spring chromosome 3D, IWGSC CS RefSeq v2.1, whole genome shotgun sequence genome encodes:
- the LOC123073736 gene encoding cysteine-rich receptor-like protein kinase 29 — MLQYTSSTPRDFPFTFLQRITNDFCKERIIGRGGFGVVYKDVHDNGEVVAVKKLYNLLGLDDGQFKNELLNLMRVQHPNIIRLVGYCSETRDVVVEHNGKLILASMEERALCLEYMHGGTLDKLISDESSGLDWGARYKVIKGICKGLKHLHTGSKDPIYHLDLKPANILLDKDMTPKIGDFGMSRLFGSGFSGRREGV; from the exons ATGCTACAGTATACAAGTTCAACTCCAAGGGACTTTCCGTTCACGTTTTTACAACGTATCACAAATGATTTTTGTAAGGAGCGCATAATTGGTCGTGGTGGGTTCGGAGTAGTTTATAAG GATGTACATGATAATGGGGAAGTGGTTGCTGTGAAGAAACTTTACAACCTGCTTGGACTAGACGACGGACAATTTAAGAACGAGCTTCTGAATCTCATGAGGGTCCAACATCCAAATATCATACGGTTGGTTGGCTACTGCTCTGAAACACGAGATGTAGTTGTTGAGCACAATGGAAAACTCATTCTTGCTAGCATGGAAGAAAGAGCTCTCTGTTTGGAATACATGCATGGTGGAACCCTTGACAAGCTTATTTCTG ATGAATCAAGCGGACTTGATTGGGGTGCACGTTACAAAGTAATTAAAGGGATATGTAAGGGTTTAAAGCACCTGCACACAGGATCCAAAGATCCTATCTACCATCTGGACTTAAAACCTGCCAACATATTACTGGATAAGGACATGACACCCAAAATTGGAGACTTCGGGATGTCAAGACTATTTGGTTCAggtttttccggacggagggagggAGTATGA